From Enterococcus mundtii, the proteins below share one genomic window:
- a CDS encoding helix-turn-helix domain-containing protein — protein sequence MREYFFNYKEKEIIQFFQYCYINKKEYYPKKSIQEALNISEYRYKAIGNSVEEIKLKYPTFQFQYDKHGLSIHFSKEFLLLKVYILLFKETVGFKFLLSIYNENFQNLDRFAESVHLHQQSVLPKLKPIRMLLKEYSLEYLLFKKKISGDEYRTRHFFFTLFWHLHDEEDPIIPEYPESFQALATMIHECLPMHSHEDIRKLYLFMKITQHRLKNGYMITELPEVIAKVRNPLISYEVFKQQIQGKEITNLFFKKNLNEVEINYLYYVFTVVPTYTCFEEKLPPFRDFYNKEYNKIEQTIFHQLSQHMKRKLTTQEEDFLSVNIIYRTTYFLSYGSDEFVPPYSDLEYFDFNDPTRNHYHKIIDEIIAQMPLKEEKWQRIITSQSFRSSLFQLLSCVLEIHHEPVKVAILSKFGKIHKTELSSYLIKLNPRPIEIVAYDQSPDIIFCDFPLKEGRILNPQAEIFFISVKPTPSQWLEIVNFIDAVRTKKQFGYLL from the coding sequence ATGAGAGAGTATTTTTTCAACTATAAAGAAAAGGAAATCATACAATTCTTCCAATATTGTTACATAAACAAAAAAGAATACTATCCTAAAAAAAGTATCCAAGAGGCACTCAATATTTCAGAATATCGCTATAAAGCGATTGGTAATAGTGTGGAAGAAATCAAATTAAAATACCCTACTTTTCAATTTCAATATGACAAACATGGATTGTCTATTCATTTTTCAAAAGAATTTTTATTGCTCAAAGTTTATATTCTACTGTTTAAAGAAACCGTAGGATTTAAATTTCTCCTCTCTATTTATAATGAAAATTTTCAGAATTTGGATCGTTTTGCTGAATCCGTCCACCTGCATCAACAAAGCGTTCTACCTAAACTTAAACCCATTCGTATGTTATTAAAAGAATACTCACTTGAATATTTATTGTTTAAGAAGAAAATCAGTGGCGATGAATATCGTACTCGTCATTTTTTCTTTACGCTGTTCTGGCATTTACATGACGAAGAAGATCCAATTATCCCTGAATATCCTGAAAGTTTTCAGGCTCTAGCAACTATGATTCATGAATGTCTCCCCATGCATTCTCATGAAGACATACGTAAACTTTATCTATTTATGAAAATCACGCAACATCGATTGAAAAATGGCTATATGATCACTGAATTGCCAGAAGTGATTGCTAAAGTAAGAAATCCTTTAATTTCTTATGAGGTTTTTAAACAACAAATACAAGGAAAAGAAATAACTAATCTTTTTTTCAAAAAAAATCTGAATGAAGTTGAGATCAATTATCTGTACTATGTGTTTACCGTCGTACCAACTTATACTTGTTTTGAAGAAAAATTACCACCTTTTCGTGACTTTTATAACAAAGAATACAACAAAATTGAACAAACGATTTTCCACCAGTTATCTCAACATATGAAACGAAAATTAACGACACAAGAAGAAGATTTTCTTTCCGTCAATATAATCTATCGAACGACTTATTTTCTCAGTTATGGCAGTGACGAGTTTGTGCCTCCTTATTCCGACTTAGAGTACTTTGATTTTAATGATCCGACTAGAAACCATTACCATAAAATCATAGATGAGATCATCGCACAAATGCCATTGAAGGAAGAAAAATGGCAACGGATCATTACTAGTCAGTCTTTTCGTTCGTCGCTTTTCCAACTATTGTCGTGTGTTCTTGAAATACACCATGAACCGGTAAAAGTAGCAATACTATCTAAATTCGGAAAAATCCATAAGACAGAGCTAAGTAGCTACTTGATAAAACTCAATCCTCGACCGATTGAAATAGTTGCGTATGATCAATCTCCTGATATTATTTTTTGTG
- a CDS encoding WxL domain-containing protein, which produces MYKKKKILARVIVGMSIFFLPTLTLLSHRIELKVEAAVITSGALEPGGNSDTGNHELDSGFQQNANNWNILAGDSKWWKWDPSGNNYLWLANSVKNSWVYQSIRATLDFSKPLTIKTPYWYDKADVWKMGDASGFFLTPANNDMIKQNAPNATGQQLGIAGLKDSFFIGRDIWYNGTFDGPSGTNKGQDKIEIRKTDANGAIEQSSSTTVPWVQISAPLQFQGSGSTRWSSETQTMTWSNIVDNKNGTYTGTLSLTAAPDSGYNNNGAYKPQTISRTITLKKNMSFGSLAITGNNTGVIQGANASKNASFSATRGTVTFPVNFIDKTTNQPIKGVTAAKITANTGDTIGVTNSLANASDNYTFVVPRINGYNFSSSTSIKVANYDEYNEANPNAINVYYSPIAETADFKTYYTEKTPGTGIVTDAITGLTGGDPSSTMIVTEGVAATLPVPNPALVTGDFGHSITNIPSLTVPAGYKVDHIVGPDGKNGQTYPDLASAIVANPTFDDLSNNKWANHFSIYLTAERASASFSYNYVDSTRAVAPSLPDIPSEVGVTGGVIKDPSEQLPELPAGVTIKDVTAPDGNTYGSLSEALAAGANKYYQAGTVAFTLNVTAPPAMPTLDEVPTVEFGTQTLKSGTHSYGSETQTGLKVTDESYTNKGWHVTASMSQQFTSDTMADLETAPFGTFLKGASISFHAGTLNTTTENTAKAPQALDFTLQEDGAAVSVMDAAAGTGQGAWELSYEDVQLQVDGDKIAVGKPYQATINWSLSDVPAN; this is translated from the coding sequence ATGTACAAAAAGAAAAAAATACTGGCTCGAGTGATTGTTGGAATGTCAATTTTTTTCCTACCAACCCTTACTCTTTTGAGCCATAGAATTGAGCTGAAGGTCGAAGCTGCTGTAATTACTTCGGGAGCATTAGAACCTGGGGGAAATTCCGATACAGGCAACCATGAATTGGATAGCGGATTCCAACAGAATGCTAATAACTGGAATATCTTAGCTGGTGACAGCAAATGGTGGAAATGGGATCCTTCGGGAAATAATTATTTATGGTTAGCGAACTCAGTTAAAAATTCATGGGTGTATCAATCAATCAGAGCAACACTTGATTTTTCTAAACCATTAACAATCAAAACGCCCTATTGGTATGATAAAGCAGATGTCTGGAAAATGGGGGATGCATCGGGATTCTTTTTGACTCCGGCAAATAATGACATGATCAAACAAAATGCACCCAATGCAACAGGACAGCAGCTAGGAATTGCAGGCTTGAAAGATAGTTTCTTTATAGGACGTGATATTTGGTATAACGGAACATTTGATGGACCAAGTGGCACCAATAAAGGACAAGATAAAATTGAAATTCGTAAAACAGATGCTAATGGCGCAATCGAACAATCAAGTTCTACCACTGTGCCGTGGGTACAAATATCGGCACCGTTACAATTTCAAGGTTCAGGAAGTACTAGATGGAGTTCTGAAACGCAAACAATGACATGGTCAAATATTGTGGATAATAAAAATGGTACTTATACGGGTACACTGAGTCTTACTGCAGCGCCAGATAGTGGGTATAACAACAATGGCGCATACAAACCACAAACAATTTCAAGAACAATCACCCTAAAAAAGAACATGTCATTTGGGAGTTTAGCCATTACCGGAAATAACACAGGAGTCATTCAAGGAGCGAATGCTTCTAAGAATGCATCGTTCTCTGCAACACGCGGAACAGTTACTTTCCCGGTGAATTTTATTGATAAAACGACGAATCAGCCAATCAAAGGTGTAACTGCTGCGAAAATCACTGCGAATACTGGGGATACGATTGGTGTAACAAATAGTCTCGCAAATGCATCAGATAATTACACATTTGTTGTGCCTAGAATCAATGGCTATAATTTTTCTTCTTCTACTTCAATCAAAGTCGCAAACTATGATGAATATAATGAAGCAAACCCTAATGCAATCAATGTGTACTATTCACCGATAGCCGAAACGGCGGATTTTAAGACATACTACACTGAAAAAACACCAGGAACGGGTATTGTCACAGATGCTATCACTGGGTTAACTGGAGGCGATCCGTCTTCAACTATGATAGTAACAGAAGGAGTAGCGGCAACTTTACCGGTCCCAAATCCAGCATTGGTTACCGGTGATTTTGGTCATTCAATTACGAATATTCCTTCGTTGACTGTACCAGCTGGCTATAAAGTGGATCATATCGTGGGGCCAGATGGAAAGAATGGGCAGACATATCCAGATCTAGCTTCTGCGATTGTAGCTAATCCTACATTTGATGACCTATCGAATAACAAGTGGGCAAACCATTTTAGTATTTATCTGACAGCTGAACGTGCCTCTGCGAGCTTTTCCTACAATTATGTCGATAGTACGCGAGCTGTAGCACCAAGTTTACCAGACATTCCTTCTGAGGTAGGTGTAACTGGTGGGGTCATCAAAGATCCTAGCGAGCAGTTACCTGAACTTCCTGCTGGTGTCACAATCAAAGATGTGACAGCACCTGATGGAAACACGTATGGAAGTCTGAGTGAGGCTTTAGCCGCTGGGGCGAATAAGTACTACCAAGCAGGCACTGTAGCTTTTACTCTAAATGTCACAGCGCCGCCAGCTATGCCAACACTTGATGAAGTACCAACTGTTGAGTTTGGCACACAGACATTGAAATCGGGAACTCACTCATACGGCAGTGAGACACAGACGGGTTTAAAAGTCACCGATGAATCCTATACAAACAAAGGTTGGCACGTTACAGCATCAATGTCACAACAATTTACGAGTGATACAATGGCTGATTTGGAGACTGCACCGTTCGGTACATTCTTAAAAGGTGCAAGTATCAGTTTTCATGCAGGCACTTTAAACACAACGACAGAGAATACTGCAAAAGCACCTCAAGCGCTTGACTTTACATTACAAGAAGATGGTGCTGCGGTTTCTGTCATGGATGCCGCCGCTGGAACTGGTCAAGGTGCTTGGGAGTTAAGTTATGAAGATGTCCAGTTGCAGGTCGATGGCGATAAAATAGCGGTAGGAAAACCTTACCAAGCGACCATCAATTGGTCATTAAGTGATGTACCAGCAAATTGA